In Clostridium sporogenes, one genomic interval encodes:
- a CDS encoding flagellar biosynthesis anti-sigma factor FlgM: MKINGVGITNSINAYNANKKITEKEEVKSLKDKIEISHLGKSLTTYSLDDKFLNEKERLDRVNDIRDKIEKGTYKVDSKLVAEKLLNNIKENF; the protein is encoded by the coding sequence ATGAAGATAAATGGAGTAGGTATAACAAATAGTATAAATGCTTACAATGCTAACAAAAAAATAACAGAAAAAGAAGAAGTAAAAAGCTTAAAGGACAAAATAGAAATATCTCATTTAGGTAAAAGCTTAACTACTTATTCTTTAGATGATAAGTTTTTAAATGAAAAAGAAAGATTAGATAGAGTAAACGATATAAGAGATAAAATAGAAAAGGGTACTTATAAAGTTGATTCAAAATTAGTAGCAGAAAAGCTATTAAATAATATTAAGGAGAATTTTTAA
- a CDS encoding flagellar protein FlgN, with protein MEEKIKQSLKEEIKVLKELLSLLDDQHEFISFKKTFELDKIAIDIEEKCKELAQKEMSRRNLIGDTSMKEFIANAKDEELKSVYKEATNLLEEIKLQKDSNDMLIKQVISLTTNMLNILNPDRTPKTYGPHGRR; from the coding sequence ATGGAAGAAAAAATAAAACAATCATTAAAAGAAGAAATAAAAGTACTAAAAGAACTTTTAAGCCTTCTAGATGATCAACATGAGTTTATTTCCTTTAAAAAAACCTTTGAGTTAGATAAAATAGCCATAGACATAGAAGAAAAATGTAAAGAGTTAGCTCAAAAAGAAATGTCTAGACGTAATCTAATAGGAGATACTTCTATGAAAGAATTCATAGCTAACGCAAAGGATGAAGAACTTAAGTCTGTATATAAAGAAGCTACAAATTTACTAGAAGAAATAAAACTTCAAAAGGATAGTAATGATATGTTAATAAAACAGGTGATATCATTAACTACAAATATGCTCAACATATTAAATCCAGATAGGACACCTAAAACCTATGGACCCCATGGAAGGCGATAA
- the flgK gene encoding flagellar hook-associated protein FlgK, producing the protein MSGLFGTLNIGKSGMFAQQGAINTTSHNIANANTEGYSRQRVELQTTRPYCMPSMNSTVGPGQVGTGVQIAAINRVRDSFLDYQTRVELGVQGHFSSRHKFLSQIENILNEPTDVGISKLFGKFFDAWEDLSLNPQTSNAKSVVMQQASALADELRHTFNELSKLKENTQMEIQQTVFEVNSILDQINQLNQEIIQVKVAGQQPNDLMDRRDLLLDKLSAKFGIEIDKENFEGIKLTTSNHSKDYEKKTSPFGGEPPQIKDKDGKYQDANLVQRTEPGEVYRFSYIKDIKPKEDATKPGEPGEYTVTYYVGGDTKTEDNKRTLTIKIESEEDFKRLDECRVLWTDKDGNAVQIKDNSGEGKDDNNAIGVLKDNDKSDFKNLKLFEPPSGELRGQMSVQQDIDKYEEQLNKLAKALAFSVNAVHTQSLDPANPKDGALNFFINGKDPDNEEEITAENIAINPDIKKNPMKIMAGITSNSGEGDGKRALAISQIKDVFMSIQGIDKNTDRETFLKEFFKPNDEFEFNGTKLNTIQKDTNGMTMNTFFNDIIGGLGVDEGEAIRMVKNQATSLAGFQQARDSVSGVSLDEEFSNLIQFNHCYQANAKIISTVDQLLDVVINGLKR; encoded by the coding sequence ATGTCCGGATTATTCGGAACTTTGAATATAGGTAAAAGTGGTATGTTCGCACAACAGGGAGCTATAAATACCACATCCCATAACATAGCTAATGCAAATACCGAGGGATATTCAAGACAAAGAGTAGAACTTCAAACCACAAGACCTTACTGCATGCCAAGTATGAACAGTACTGTGGGACCAGGACAAGTAGGTACAGGAGTTCAAATAGCAGCTATAAATAGAGTAAGAGATAGTTTTCTAGATTATCAAACAAGAGTAGAATTAGGAGTGCAAGGTCATTTTTCCAGTAGACATAAATTTTTATCACAAATAGAAAATATATTAAATGAGCCTACAGATGTAGGTATATCAAAATTGTTTGGAAAGTTCTTTGATGCTTGGGAGGATTTATCTTTAAATCCACAAACCTCAAATGCTAAATCAGTAGTAATGCAACAAGCATCAGCTTTAGCTGATGAATTAAGGCACACCTTTAATGAACTTTCAAAATTAAAAGAAAATACTCAAATGGAAATACAACAAACAGTATTTGAAGTAAATAGTATACTAGATCAAATAAATCAATTAAATCAAGAAATTATACAGGTAAAGGTAGCAGGACAGCAGCCAAATGATTTAATGGATAGAAGAGACTTGTTATTAGACAAGCTAAGTGCAAAGTTTGGTATAGAAATTGATAAAGAAAATTTTGAGGGAATAAAGTTAACTACATCTAATCATTCAAAGGATTACGAAAAGAAAACATCACCCTTTGGAGGAGAACCACCTCAAATAAAGGATAAAGACGGTAAATATCAGGATGCAAATTTAGTGCAAAGGACAGAACCAGGAGAAGTATACAGATTTTCATATATCAAAGATATAAAACCTAAGGAAGATGCTACTAAACCGGGAGAGCCTGGTGAATATACAGTAACCTATTATGTAGGAGGAGACACAAAAACTGAAGATAACAAAAGAACATTGACCATTAAGATAGAATCCGAAGAAGATTTTAAAAGATTAGATGAATGTAGAGTGCTTTGGACAGATAAGGATGGGAATGCAGTACAGATTAAAGATAATAGTGGTGAAGGAAAAGATGATAATAATGCCATTGGAGTTCTAAAAGATAATGATAAATCAGATTTTAAGAATTTAAAATTATTTGAACCACCTTCAGGAGAGTTAAGGGGACAAATGTCTGTACAGCAGGATATAGATAAATACGAAGAACAGTTAAATAAATTAGCTAAAGCCTTAGCTTTTTCTGTAAATGCTGTTCATACACAAAGCTTGGATCCTGCAAATCCTAAAGATGGAGCGCTAAACTTCTTTATTAACGGCAAAGATCCAGACAATGAAGAAGAAATAACAGCAGAAAATATAGCAATAAATCCAGATATAAAAAAGAATCCTATGAAAATAATGGCTGGAATAACGTCAAACTCTGGTGAAGGAGATGGAAAGAGAGCTTTAGCCATATCTCAAATAAAGGATGTATTTATGAGTATACAGGGCATAGATAAAAATACAGACAGAGAAACATTTTTAAAAGAATTCTTTAAGCCAAATGATGAATTCGAATTTAATGGTACCAAATTGAATACTATACAAAAAGATACTAATGGTATGACTATGAACACTTTTTTTAATGATATTATAGGTGGCCTTGGAGTAGATGAGGGAGAGGCTATAAGAATGGTTAAAAACCAAGCTACTTCATTAGCGGGGTTTCAACAAGCTAGAGATTCTGTATCAGGGGTATCATTAGATGAAGAATTTTCAAACTTAATACAGTTTAATCATTGTTATCAAGCCAATGCAAAAATAATAAGTACTGTGGACCAATTATTAGATGTGGTAATAAATGGGCTTAAGAGATAA
- the flgL gene encoding flagellar hook-associated protein FlgL gives MRITNKMMADSFMTDMNNNLENLDRIRQQLTSGKNFSKPSHDPAGVIRSMQLYTGIDANKQYNKNINNVINWLDVTDTALDQIGKQLGNIRDKLEAAGDPVFGETERKALRDEINGIIGSMSQTLNTTFDGKYIFSGTRVTSKPTGVEKNGKNNDLVYLKNDQSTLLLDETLKAVSAAEKLSGKSINEIKDSELLDLKSLVSKDPSALTPEEKDKVNKLSSEEIDALKNLSDDDLKHLGEYNQMSAKLKAEISEGVVMEYNVTATEVLEGGGDLRQLLKDIVKHLESDDPKEISKLYGEDLGNIDKVLDNVLRIRSEVGAKQNRMEAAQEMNKETNFNMKEILSHTEDVDVVEKNMEYAILQSVYISSLQTSAKVLQPTLMDYLR, from the coding sequence TTGAGAATAACAAATAAAATGATGGCAGATTCATTTATGACAGATATGAATAATAATTTGGAAAATTTAGATAGAATTAGACAACAACTAACTTCTGGTAAAAACTTCTCTAAGCCATCCCATGATCCAGCTGGAGTTATAAGAAGTATGCAACTTTATACAGGCATAGATGCCAATAAACAATATAACAAAAATATAAATAATGTAATAAATTGGCTAGATGTTACAGATACAGCTTTGGACCAAATAGGAAAGCAGTTAGGGAATATAAGGGATAAATTAGAGGCTGCAGGGGATCCAGTATTTGGTGAAACAGAAAGAAAGGCTTTAAGGGATGAGATAAATGGGATTATAGGAAGTATGTCCCAAACTCTAAATACTACCTTCGATGGTAAATATATATTTTCGGGTACAAGGGTTACTTCAAAACCAACAGGGGTAGAAAAAAACGGTAAAAACAATGACCTTGTTTATCTAAAAAATGATCAGAGTACATTATTATTAGATGAGACTTTAAAGGCTGTAAGTGCGGCAGAAAAATTATCAGGGAAGAGTATAAATGAAATAAAGGATTCAGAATTATTAGATTTAAAAAGTTTAGTAAGTAAAGATCCAAGTGCTCTAACACCGGAAGAAAAAGATAAGGTAAATAAGTTAAGTAGTGAAGAAATAGATGCGTTAAAAAATTTATCAGATGATGATTTAAAACATCTAGGAGAATATAATCAAATGAGTGCCAAATTAAAGGCAGAAATATCTGAAGGGGTAGTAATGGAATATAATGTAACTGCTACAGAGGTTTTAGAAGGTGGAGGAGATCTAAGGCAGTTACTAAAAGACATAGTAAAACATTTAGAAAGTGATGATCCAAAAGAAATAAGTAAACTATATGGTGAGGATTTAGGAAATATAGATAAGGTTTTAGATAATGTACTTAGAATAAGGTCAGAAGTAGGAGCAAAACAAAACAGAATGGAAGCAGCGCAGGAAATGAATAAAGAAACAAACTTTAATATGAAAGAAATTTTATCTCATACAGAGGATGTGGATGTAGTAGAAAAAAATATGGAATATGCTATACTTCAATCTGTATATATATCATCCCTTCAAACCAGTGCAAAAGTTCTACAACCAACATTGATGGACTACTTAAGATAG
- the fliW gene encoding flagellar assembly protein FliW, which yields MNLNTKYHGCIEYEEKDVIYFEKGIPGFEELNKFIIFPVEDNDVFSVFHSIEKEDMGIIVTSPFSIEKDYEIQLEEEQIKNLKLQDEKDTLVLNTVTLSSDMNKITANLRAPIVINIKEKIGEQIIINSDKYKVKHPLFKEEA from the coding sequence ATGAATTTAAATACGAAATATCATGGATGTATAGAGTATGAAGAAAAGGATGTAATTTATTTTGAAAAGGGTATACCAGGATTTGAAGAATTAAATAAATTTATAATATTTCCTGTGGAAGATAATGATGTGTTTTCAGTTTTTCATTCTATAGAAAAAGAAGATATGGGCATTATAGTCACTTCTCCTTTTAGTATAGAAAAGGATTATGAAATACAATTAGAGGAAGAACAAATAAAAAATCTTAAATTACAGGATGAAAAAGATACATTGGTCCTAAATACAGTTACCTTAAGTTCAGATATGAATAAAATAACAGCAAATTTAAGAGCTCCCATTGTTATAAATATAAAAGAAAAAATAGGGGAACAAATAATAATAAATAGTGATAAATATAAAGTAAAACATCCACTATTTAAGGAGGAAGCTTAA
- the csrA gene encoding carbon storage regulator CsrA, which produces MLVITRKKGESFLIGDDIEITVVKLDDGSVKLAIDAPKKLTILRKELYNEVREENKKATNFNPSILKNIKTK; this is translated from the coding sequence ATGCTAGTTATAACTAGAAAAAAAGGAGAGTCTTTTTTAATAGGAGATGATATAGAGATAACTGTAGTTAAATTAGATGATGGTTCTGTAAAATTAGCCATAGATGCCCCAAAAAAATTAACTATACTAAGAAAAGAACTTTATAATGAGGTTCGGGAAGAAAATAAAAAAGCTACTAATTTCAATCCTTCTATTTTGAAAAATATAAAAACTAAATAA
- a CDS encoding flagellar protein FlaG: MEVKAMSQGRHQAYNSEVVNGGMDLDKNIEKIKLNEKHTTLDRESTREVKDSVDKLNKLLEGQDIRLEYEIYGKFRDLTIRLINTKTKEVIKEIPPRKIIDMVAKLCEMAGVLVDEKA, from the coding sequence ATGGAAGTAAAAGCTATGAGTCAAGGAAGACATCAAGCGTATAATTCTGAAGTTGTAAATGGTGGTATGGATTTAGATAAAAATATTGAAAAAATTAAATTAAATGAAAAACATACTACTTTAGATAGAGAAAGTACAAGAGAAGTTAAAGATTCTGTAGATAAATTAAATAAATTACTAGAAGGACAGGATATACGTTTAGAATACGAAATTTATGGTAAGTTTAGAGATTTAACTATAAGATTAATAAATACAAAAACAAAGGAAGTAATAAAAGAGATACCACCTAGAAAGATAATAGATATGGTAGCCAAACTATGTGAAATGGCAGGAGTACTAGTAGATGAAAAGGCATAG
- the fliS gene encoding flagellar export chaperone FliS, producing MYTANAYNTYKNNSVNFASKDQLLLMLVDGAVKFSKIARQAILDKDIVKAHENLVKTQDIFYELMATLDANQAGTWGHQLMSIYEFIVRKLGEANIKKDVKIMDEVIPLIEDIRDTWYEAEKLSKQMK from the coding sequence ATGTATACAGCTAATGCATACAATACTTATAAAAATAACAGTGTTAATTTTGCTTCAAAGGATCAACTGCTTCTAATGCTAGTTGATGGGGCCGTAAAATTTTCTAAAATAGCAAGACAAGCTATTTTAGATAAAGATATAGTGAAAGCCCATGAAAATTTAGTAAAAACTCAAGATATATTCTATGAATTAATGGCGACTTTGGATGCTAATCAAGCTGGAACTTGGGGACATCAACTTATGTCAATCTATGAGTTTATAGTAAGAAAACTTGGAGAGGCTAATATAAAAAAGGATGTTAAAATAATGGATGAAGTTATACCATTAATAGAAGATATAAGAGATACATGGTATGAAGCTGAAAAGTTATCAAAGCAAATGAAATAA
- the fliD gene encoding flagellar filament capping protein FliD: protein MRLPGLATGMDTDTMIKNMMKPYTMRVDQMKQKSQILLWQQDAYRNVMDGVSNITKKYFDLLNGDNYMLSSKNFSSLKPSGIPDTSNIKINAGSGAISGNYSLKVTELASKAEAIGTNAVNIKTLSEGEYGIKIDASNNKVVIEGKEITLSKSRYNNVLDIAAEINSKINEDGSGLKDIVKAVAKKDGSIKIENLFKIDDGNKGLKVTVDGKEYTAELATGNFTLEELTNSINSKLKVAKDTDGNILPEDKGVKASLSADGKSIEFTGTTSQPNYSVLGVDLTGTTEGSGITGTDVTVAGNSITYAKEIIEGFNDTFNVQIGTDASKTVKLAAGTINTLADLETKLNNAFANAGLNSTLTATVKEEKIVLSSNSDKQVIITGETGKSATSLLGLPDRYEMSMSTYEKMSNIIDGPVKFTINGIDFDYDFTKDYDSTTAPNGAKNKTISQILADISDKAKVDISYSEINKKFTIRSKAEGSSEKIVASDTSGDFLQNLFGNSSISEKGRDSEFNLTTPNGTSTITKPTNNFAIDGVSYNISGAKKDEEISFSLNGDTAESFDKIKGFIDDYNKLVDELQKKVIEKKYRKFEPLTEEQKKDMKENDIKLWEEKAQSGILRNDSDIQNMLSSLRRAFFDSVEGAGLSLREVGLTTSSDYTQGGKIIFDPIIDKDGNSGEERLKKLLKEDPDRVFKIFSKQSDSYPSYSPDLTSTERNQRYKEEGILQRINDIFKDYTRTQKNVNGKMGIFVEKAGIKGTTSEINNNLYKELEKREKTIKEMEDRLVERENRYYYQFAQLEKYMNQMNSQSSWLAQQLGGGK, encoded by the coding sequence ATGAGATTACCTGGACTTGCTACAGGAATGGATACAGACACTATGATAAAAAATATGATGAAACCCTATACTATGCGTGTAGATCAAATGAAACAAAAGTCACAAATATTATTATGGCAACAGGATGCCTATAGAAACGTAATGGATGGGGTATCAAATATAACAAAAAAATATTTTGATTTATTAAATGGGGACAACTATATGTTATCTTCAAAGAATTTTTCTAGTTTAAAACCATCAGGAATACCAGATACTTCAAATATTAAAATAAATGCAGGCAGTGGCGCTATATCAGGAAATTATTCTTTAAAGGTTACAGAATTAGCATCTAAGGCTGAAGCTATAGGAACTAATGCTGTAAATATAAAAACATTAAGTGAAGGAGAGTATGGCATAAAGATAGATGCTTCTAATAATAAAGTAGTTATAGAAGGCAAGGAAATAACATTAAGTAAAAGCAGATATAATAATGTGTTAGATATAGCAGCTGAAATAAATAGTAAAATAAATGAAGATGGATCTGGTTTAAAAGATATAGTTAAAGCAGTAGCTAAAAAAGATGGAAGTATAAAGATAGAAAATTTATTTAAAATAGATGACGGAAATAAAGGATTAAAAGTAACAGTAGATGGAAAAGAGTATACTGCAGAATTAGCAACAGGAAACTTTACTTTAGAAGAATTAACAAATTCTATAAATAGTAAATTAAAAGTTGCTAAAGATACTGATGGAAATATATTGCCAGAGGATAAGGGAGTTAAGGCATCTTTATCAGCGGATGGAAAGAGCATAGAATTTACAGGAACAACATCACAACCTAATTATTCTGTGCTGGGCGTTGATTTAACTGGGACAACAGAAGGAAGTGGAATTACAGGTACAGATGTAACAGTGGCTGGTAATTCTATAACTTATGCAAAGGAAATAATAGAAGGTTTTAATGATACATTTAATGTACAAATAGGTACTGATGCTTCAAAAACAGTAAAACTAGCAGCAGGAACTATAAATACATTAGCAGATTTAGAAACAAAACTTAATAATGCCTTTGCTAATGCAGGACTAAATAGTACTTTAACTGCAACAGTAAAAGAGGAAAAAATAGTTTTATCATCTAATTCAGATAAACAAGTAATAATTACAGGAGAAACAGGGAAAAGTGCTACTTCTTTATTAGGATTACCAGATAGATATGAAATGTCCATGAGTACTTATGAAAAAATGTCTAATATAATAGATGGACCAGTTAAATTTACTATAAACGGTATAGACTTTGATTATGACTTTACAAAAGATTATGATTCAACTACAGCACCAAATGGAGCTAAAAATAAAACTATATCTCAAATATTAGCAGATATATCAGACAAAGCTAAAGTAGATATAAGCTATAGTGAAATTAATAAAAAGTTCACTATAAGGTCTAAAGCTGAAGGCTCAAGTGAAAAAATAGTTGCTAGTGATACTTCAGGAGATTTTTTACAAAATTTATTTGGAAATAGCTCAATAAGTGAAAAGGGTAGGGATTCAGAATTTAATCTTACAACACCAAATGGAACATCTACAATAACTAAACCTACAAATAATTTTGCTATAGATGGTGTAAGTTATAATATATCTGGAGCTAAAAAAGATGAAGAAATAAGTTTTTCATTAAATGGTGATACAGCGGAGTCCTTTGATAAGATAAAAGGATTTATAGATGATTACAATAAATTAGTAGATGAATTACAGAAAAAAGTTATAGAGAAAAAATATAGAAAATTTGAACCATTAACGGAAGAACAGAAGAAAGACATGAAAGAAAATGATATAAAGCTTTGGGAAGAAAAGGCCCAGTCTGGTATATTAAGAAATGACTCGGATATACAAAATATGCTTTCCAGCTTAAGAAGAGCTTTCTTTGATTCTGTAGAGGGGGCAGGTCTTTCTTTAAGGGAAGTAGGATTAACCACATCTAGTGATTATACACAAGGTGGGAAAATAATATTTGACCCTATTATAGATAAGGATGGTAACAGTGGAGAAGAAAGGCTTAAAAAACTTCTTAAAGAAGATCCAGATAGAGTATTTAAAATATTTTCAAAACAATCTGATAGCTATCCAAGTTATAGTCCAGATCTAACTTCAACTGAAAGAAATCAAAGGTATAAAGAAGAAGGAATACTTCAAAGGATAAATGATATATTTAAAGACTATACAAGAACCCAAAAAAATGTCAATGGTAAGATGGGGATATTTGTAGAGAAAGCAGGTATAAAAGGAACCACATCTGAAATAAATAATAATCTTTATAAAGAATTAGAAAAGAGAGAAAAAACTATAAAAGAAATGGAAGATAGACTTGTAGAACGCGAAAATAGATATTATTATCAATTTGCCCAATTAGAAAAATATATGAATCAAATGAATTCTCAATCTTCATGGCTTGCTCAACAATTAGGTGGAGGAAAATAG
- a CDS encoding flagellar protein FliT yields the protein MDELRNKLINFREITLNIINSLEKEDYDSPERLLEARENIIKEINDLDYQKEEFKKVDEELELLVIEKKLQNLMIEKKVKIKLKLKKASENKEANKNYSTKQFNTQSILNTKI from the coding sequence ATGGATGAATTGAGAAATAAATTAATAAATTTTAGAGAAATAACACTAAATATAATAAATTCTTTAGAAAAGGAAGACTATGATTCTCCGGAAAGGTTATTAGAAGCAAGGGAAAATATAATAAAAGAAATAAATGATTTAGATTATCAAAAGGAAGAGTTTAAAAAAGTAGATGAAGAGCTAGAACTATTAGTAATAGAAAAAAAGCTACAAAATCTTATGATAGAAAAAAAAGTAAAGATAAAATTAAAACTAAAAAAAGCTTCAGAGAACAAAGAAGCAAATAAAAATTATAGTACAAAACAATTTAATACACAAAGTATATTAAATACAAAAATATAA
- a CDS encoding flagellin encodes MIINHNLNAMNAHRNMGINTGNSGKAMEKLSSGLRINRAGDDAAGLAISEKMRGQIRGLNQASRNSQDGISLIQTAEGALNETHSILQRMRELSVQAANDTNVTVDRDAIQKELTSLTSEIDRIATTTQFNEKNLLNGDLGTTGAKLQIGANADTALTLEVKIAKMDSTALTITATNVKVGTNADATASITNINNAIKEVSTQRSGLGAYQNRLEHTIANLDNASENLQAAESRVRDVDMAKEMMNFSKNNILQQAAQAMLAQANQAPQGVLQLLR; translated from the coding sequence ATGATAATTAATCACAATTTAAACGCTATGAACGCTCATAGAAATATGGGAATCAACACTGGAAATTCTGGAAAGGCTATGGAAAAATTAAGCTCAGGTTTAAGAATAAACAGAGCTGGAGATGACGCAGCAGGACTAGCAATTTCTGAAAAAATGAGAGGACAAATAAGAGGATTAAACCAAGCTTCAAGAAACTCTCAAGATGGTATTTCATTAATTCAAACAGCAGAAGGTGCTTTAAACGAAACTCACTCAATTCTTCAAAGAATGAGAGAATTATCAGTACAAGCTGCTAATGATACTAACGTTACAGTTGATAGAGATGCTATACAAAAGGAATTAACTTCATTAACATCTGAAATTGATAGAATAGCTACTACAACTCAATTCAATGAAAAGAATCTTTTAAACGGAGATTTAGGAACAACTGGAGCTAAACTTCAAATAGGAGCTAATGCTGATACTGCATTAACTTTAGAAGTAAAAATAGCTAAGATGGATTCAACAGCATTAACAATTACAGCTACTAACGTTAAAGTTGGAACTAATGCAGATGCTACAGCTTCTATAACTAATATTAATAACGCGATAAAAGAAGTATCAACTCAAAGATCAGGTCTTGGTGCATACCAAAACAGATTAGAGCACACTATAGCTAACTTAGATAATGCTTCTGAAAACTTACAAGCAGCAGAATCAAGAGTTAGAGATGTAGATATGGCTAAAGAAATGATGAACTTTAGCAAAAATAACATACTACAACAAGCTGCACAAGCTATGCTTGCTCAAGCTAATCAAGCTCCACAAGGTGTTCTTCAATTATTAAGATAA